In one Bacillus rossius redtenbacheri isolate Brsri chromosome 11, Brsri_v3, whole genome shotgun sequence genomic region, the following are encoded:
- the LOC134537100 gene encoding RNA-binding protein squid-like, which produces MDYYQGYNANSSGNNQSSQGSAGIVGRDDDKKLFVGGLSRQTSEKDLVDYFSKYGPVEGATIKLDQFTGQSRGFAFVVFGNTKTIDEVLAYGDHYINDKKVDPKRVTKKTQQGKIFVGGLTPEISDSDIRNYFSQYGNVVEVQAPFDKVKNQRKGFCFITFDSKDVVFNLLKNPKQCINGKEVDVKKVKLNMEGMGPGSGMGAGRGAGRGGSWSGYGGYGGYGTGYGQSDFGSGYGSVGQSPSYGGYGGGYDYSSYYPTTPVGGSTTGYGAKPRGGGRQFQRHQPY; this is translated from the coding sequence ATGGATTACTATCAAGGATACAACGCAAATTCTTCTGGAAACAACCAATCATCGCAAGGAAGTGCAGGTATTGTTGGGCGAGATGATGACAAAAAGCTCTTCGTTGGCGGGCTGAGTCGGCAAACATCAGAAAAGGATTTGGTAGATTATTTCAGTAAATATGGACCTGTCGAAGGCGCAACGATCAAACTAGATCAGTTTACAGGTCAGTCACGAGGGTTTGCATTTGTAGTTTTCGGTAATACGAAAACCATCGATGAGGTATTGGCTTATGGCGATCACTACATTAACGACAAGAAAGTCGACCCTAAGCGTGTCACAAAGAAAACTCAGCAGGGTAAAATATTTGTGGGTGGTTTGACGCCGGAAATATCAGATTCTGATATTAGGAATTACTTCTCACAGTACGGCAACGTGGTTGAAGTTCAGGCGCCATTTGATAAAGTAAAGAACCAGAGGAAAGGCTTTTGTTTTATAACATTTGATTCAAAGGATGTCGTTTTCAACCTTCTAAAGAACCCGAAGCAGTGCATAAACGGCAAGGAGGTCGACGTGAAGAAGGTGAAGCTGAACATGGAAGGAATGGGGCCTGGTTCAGGCATGGGCGCTGGAAGGGGCGCCGGCCGGGGCGGTAGCTGGTCCGGCTACGGCGGTTATGGAGGTTACGGCACCGGCTACGGCCAGTCAGATTTTGGATCTGGTTATGGCAGCGTGGGCCAGAGCCCGAGCTACGGCGGTTACGGAGGAGGCTACGACTACTCGTCGTACTACCCCACCACCCCAGTCGGGGGCTCCACAACAGGTTATGGTGCCAAGCCTCGAGGGGGCGGCCGCCAGTTCCAGAGACATCAGCCATACTAA